The DNA window TTGTCGCTTAATGTATTTTCAACAAGTTCGGTCGCTGTTCTATCTGCTATTAAAGTTACTTCATTAGAATTTGACTGCAGAGGTGTAAAAAGGCCTGATGCGTACTGGAATACAAAAAATACTGCAAATAAAAAAAAGGTTATTGCTATCAGGTAATCAAGAGTTAACTGTCCCTTATCGTCAAATTCGTTTTTTGTTTTCATGGAACCAAGTTTTCAATCTTTTGGATTTAACTCAATTACTTTCCTTTATCTGATTTACATCATTTTCAATGCTTTGAAGTGCATTGAAATCAAAATTAGACCCTGCAAGCTTTTGAATGAACCAGATGGATTTTATATGATCAGTTTTTGTAAGTTTCCAGTCTGATTTTTCACCGTTATGGCTTATGCCCGCTGAATACCTGAGTAGTTCCTGTCGCACATCATCACTTATCCAGCTCAACTCTTTATAATAAGTTAATACCTCATCGAGATTATTACCACCTACTCGATTCATGAGGTATTTGAGCCATTCCATGCAAATTCTCATACTAACTGAATTTTTGGGAATATATCCAAGCTGTACATTCTGACCAGTTGAAACGGTTTCTATGTCCTCTTTTCCTTCAGTTCTGTTAACAGTAGATGAACTTTTTAATTCCTCTAATGAATTTGCAAGTACCTGGTTTTCTTTATGGTTACGTTTAATTGCATTTTTGATAACTGGTAATTCCTCTTCAACTTTTGAAAGAATCTCGTCCCTTTCTTTTGTATTTTTATCAATTTGTGATAACTTTGATTCAACTGTATCGATTTTGGACAATTTATCATACAAATCAGAGAATTTGGATTCATAATCTTCATTAACTTCATTAAGGTGTGATAACAGGTCTTTGTAGGAATCGTACATATCAGAAATACTTTGCTGTATATTTGACAATTCTGATTTTATTTCCTGATTATCGGATTGAGTACTATCAAGTGCACTTTCAAGTTCATCTACACGGGTCCCTATTGAATTTAACTTACTATCACTTTCGTTACTGATTCCAAGTGAATCCTGAAGATTTTTGAGTTGATATTCGAGATTGTCTATTCTGTCACTTGTAGAATAATAGGAATTATCAATCTTTGATTCAAAATCCTCATTTCGCCTCTGTATTTCTTTGATTCTGTCATCCAGTTCATCCACTGTATCAGAAAGGTTTTGTAGGTCATCAGTAACCTTTTCAACTCTGGTAACAGAACCATTAACCTTGCTCTGTAATTCCTGGAGGTTCCCTGTCTGATTAGTAGCCACTCTTGATGCTATATAATCCATGTATTCCTTATTGAAAACCTTGTCTATTTTTTTGTCAACAACGTCTTTAACCTGTTTCTGATGATCGTTAAGCTTTTTATTTACCAGTCTGTCAACCTGTTCAAAATTTAATCCTGCAGGCTGTCCTGTATAATGACCTTGCATTTGGACATTTTCTGTTGTGGGTTCAAATTCAAAATCATCCTGTTTGGAACCTGTTAAATTTTCACGGAACTGTTTCATTCGTTTCCGCAATCTTCCGCGCTGGGTAATTCCTTTAAAGAAACCAGATATTTTGCCAACTTTTGACGTTTTCTCTTCTTCAGTTTCCTCTGTTTCCTGTTCAAAAGAAGGGACAAATTCAGGAGAAGATTCTTCCTGTTCTTCTTCCTCAATTTCTTCCTTCATCTGTTCCATCTGGTTTTTAAGACTCCTGCGACCTGATGAACCTTTAACCAGCACTTTGAATGGACTCAAAACTTTCTCAAATTTGGGTTTTAGTCTTTTTACTTTTGAAAATCTGGATATATCTTTAGCTTCTTCAGATTCATCAAGTTCTTCATCACCTACATTTTCAGAAACGTCTTCTGAATCTTCAGTATCCTCAGGTAAATAAGGTTCAAATAGAGGTGGAGGTGTCAAGTCATCAACAGCGGTTTCAGTCTTTTCTGAATCTTTTGTTTGCTCAGTTGAACCTGTTGCTTTCTGCCTGATATTTTTAAATTTGTTTTTAAATGATGCTGTTAAATCATTAAATTTTTCAGCATATTCGGCATTTTTCCGCTCACTTGAATCGCTTTTTTCACTCTCAATTGCAGATACATCTGAAGTTTGCAGGTTTGGTTGTGATTCGTTTGACCTTTTAAAAAAACTACTATCTTTGGCACCGTCAAAACTGGTTTTAATTGTTTCTACTACATTTTCATTACCGGATTCTGACGAACCTGATTGTTCAGTTCTCGGGGTTTCACTATATTCTGATTCCTTATTATCGTTAAATGATAGACTTTCAGGCTCATCTGGTTCTATTGAAGAACTATTATCTGCAGATCCTTCTTCATTTTGAATATTTGTTTGGAATTCATCGACCTTTTTGCGTAACTGGTCAAAACTTTCTGTCAAATTCCCTTCATGGGTTATGTTCTGGAATTTATCTTTGAATGGTTCCAGTGGCTTTTCTTCATCAACTGATTTGTTTACAGGTTTTGCCAACGGCTGGTCTTCAGACTGTGCCTCTTCAAGCTCATCAAACAAATTCCTGCGTT is part of the Methanohalobium evestigatum Z-7303 genome and encodes:
- a CDS encoding FlaD/FlaE family flagellar protein; translation: MGKEKNENDYGDNNHQTDEKESPPEPPSFDDVPDLSALASENNDDNESEKSSGCNEQSSFGQAPDILQNAFSDEPMEEVEELESVEPEEEDEISESGTTEVPSFDDVPDLTNLVSDNSESSAGDNSGSDVQSSFEQAPDILQNAFSDEPMEEVDVLEQGGSESEASESKPFDDVPDLSTIASSDEVENTEQNISDSDEPPFETFNNENETKDNSSQDISLGEIEQSFETDLKDSESETDNNQTVESDITYPEKTEETEPQSDKSDDSSSLKNKFKSITQRRNLFDELEEAQSEDQPLAKPVNKSVDEEKPLEPFKDKFQNITHEGNLTESFDQLRKKVDEFQTNIQNEEGSADNSSSIEPDEPESLSFNDNKESEYSETPRTEQSGSSESGNENVVETIKTSFDGAKDSSFFKRSNESQPNLQTSDVSAIESEKSDSSERKNAEYAEKFNDLTASFKNKFKNIRQKATGSTEQTKDSEKTETAVDDLTPPPLFEPYLPEDTEDSEDVSENVGDEELDESEEAKDISRFSKVKRLKPKFEKVLSPFKVLVKGSSGRRSLKNQMEQMKEEIEEEEQEESSPEFVPSFEQETEETEEEKTSKVGKISGFFKGITQRGRLRKRMKQFRENLTGSKQDDFEFEPTTENVQMQGHYTGQPAGLNFEQVDRLVNKKLNDHQKQVKDVVDKKIDKVFNKEYMDYIASRVATNQTGNLQELQSKVNGSVTRVEKVTDDLQNLSDTVDELDDRIKEIQRRNEDFESKIDNSYYSTSDRIDNLEYQLKNLQDSLGISNESDSKLNSIGTRVDELESALDSTQSDNQEIKSELSNIQQSISDMYDSYKDLLSHLNEVNEDYESKFSDLYDKLSKIDTVESKLSQIDKNTKERDEILSKVEEELPVIKNAIKRNHKENQVLANSLEELKSSSTVNRTEGKEDIETVSTGQNVQLGYIPKNSVSMRICMEWLKYLMNRVGGNNLDEVLTYYKELSWISDDVRQELLRYSAGISHNGEKSDWKLTKTDHIKSIWFIQKLAGSNFDFNALQSIENDVNQIKESN